Proteins co-encoded in one Rhopalosiphum maidis isolate BTI-1 chromosome 2, ASM367621v3, whole genome shotgun sequence genomic window:
- the LOC113550976 gene encoding dehydrogenase/reductase SDR family member 7 translates to MGFLSFIGLIVVLKFLAYFVLFFTSDTDLELWFYDKFKRNLDSFKDKVVWITGASSGIGEHIALNLSKHGAKLVLSARSKDKLYQVKNRCIELSEGKLTANDILVLPMDVTNVSKHNSLFDNVINHFGKLDILVNNAGRSQRAVWEDIELGVDQELFDLNVFPVINLSRIAVRYFNQVGHGQLVATSSIAGIIPAPFSATYDATKHALHGYLGALRLEKLNTNIHITLLCPGPVFTNFLKESFTGQPGEKYGLTHSPTDNRMSAERCAHLSCVAIANKLKESWMAKFPFILIVYFAMYYPVISYKFYELYGYKTINKLRDNR, encoded by the exons ATGGGGTTTTTGAGTTTCATCGGGCTCATTGTAGTGTTAAAGTTTCTTGCGTATTTTGTGTTGTTCTTTACCAGTGATACAGACTTGGAACTTTGGTTTTATGACAAGTTCAAGAGAAATCTTG attcgTTTAAAGACAAGGTAGTTTGGATTACTGGTGCTTCTAGTGGAATTGGTGAACACATTGCATTAAATCTTTCTAAACATGGCGCCAAACTTGTTTTGTCTGCTAGAAGTAAAGACAAATTATATCAAGTTAAAAATCGTTgtattg AACTTAGTGAAGGAAAGTTAACTGCTAATGATATACTTGTATTACCAATGGATGTCACTAATGTATCCAAACACAATTCATTGTTTGATAACGTTATTAACCATTTCGGCAaa ctTGATATACTTGTAAACAATGCGGGTCGTTCACAACGAGCTGTGTGGGAAGATATTGAACTTGGAGTCGATCaagaattatttgatttaaatgtatttcctGTTATAAATCTATCGAGAATTGCTGtgagatattttaatcaaGTCGGACATGGTCAACTAGTGGCCACTTCTAGCATTGCAGGAATTATACCGGCTCCATTTTCTGCAACCTATGATGCAACTAAACATGCTCTTCAT ggcTATCTTGGAGCTTTACGTTTAGAAAAATTGAACACTAATATTCACATTACTCTATTATGCCCAGGTCCTGTTTTTACCAATTTTCTTAAAGAAAGCTTTACAGGTCAACCAGGAGaa aaatATGGATTAACACATTCACCAACTGACAACAGAATGAGTGCTGAAAGATGTGCACATTTGTCATGTGTGGCAAtagcaaataaattaaaagaatcaTGGATGGCAAAGtttccatttattttaattgtttattttgcaATGTACTATCCTGTGATATCATACAA ATTTTATGAACTCTACGGCTACAAAACCATTAATAAATTGCGAGACAATCGATGA
- the LOC113550975 gene encoding 28S ribosomal protein S2, mitochondrial, whose translation MATHYYRQIIAKNLTNNLKTRICSSYLSTLPKPQLDVVQDVQSLHDESKYKLSNPDAFDVKNMVKIKNLFEAGVHFGHTEGTLDNRMKQYLYGNRLGHLIIDLNHTKRLLQQALNVTAHISYRGGVILFLCQSPLNCLTVENCAKECGEFAHTRYWRDGMFTNSSRIFKSETRLPDLCIVLNTLSSTSKNNSGQHSVLSDAAKMLIPTIAIVDTDANPNIVTYPIPGNDDTPSAINLYCDLFKNVILKAKQIRKEILDKNKTSF comes from the exons atggctACACATTATTATC gaCAAATAATTGCTAAAAATCTTACtaacaacttaaaaacaaGGATTTGTTCATCATATCTATCAACTTTACCTAAACCACAACTTGATGTTGTACAAGATGTACAATCTCTTCATGATG aaTCCAAGTATAAGTTGTCTAACCCAGATGCTtttgatgtaaaaaatatggttaaaattaaaaatttatttgaagcTGGTGTGCATTTTGGACATACAGAAGGAACATTAGATAATAGaatgaaacaatatttgtatggtAACAGATTAGGACATTTAATAATCGATTTAAATCATACTAAAAGACTTCTACAACAGGCACTTAACGTTACTGCAcatatatcatatag aggcggagtaattttgtttttgtgtcAATCACCCCTCAATTGTTTGACTGTTGAAAATTGTGCAAAAGAATGTGGTGAATTTGCTCATACAAGATATTGGCGTGATGGTATGTTTACAAATTCTTCTAGAATTTTCAAATCTGAAACAAGATTGCCTGATCTGTGCatagtattaaatacactAAGCAGTACATCTAAAAACAACAGTGGGCAACATAGTGTTCTTTCAGATGCagcaaaaatgttaataccaACTATTGCTATTGTAGATACAGATGCTAATCCCAATATTGTTACATACCCAATACCAGGCAATGATGACACACCAAGTGCTATAAATctttattgtgatttatttaaaaatgttattctcaAGGCTAAACAAATTAGAAAAGAAatcttagataaaaataaaacatcattttaa